Proteins encoded by one window of Thunnus thynnus chromosome 3, fThuThy2.1, whole genome shotgun sequence:
- the lcor gene encoding ligand-dependent corepressor, giving the protein MASLCKRQQCTIERRGFRQELDSWRHKLIHCVGFESILEGLFGPGVVKDITHFQDCEPEEVSDWSFDENCLFCCLRREKVKEHSVENGGGSQVLSECEDFKQEQSRISRLERQAQDFLNAVFHRKDLPSFSDPHIPLVAREIMQRMIRQFAAEYTSKTTQDDPPLPNGTMKDQSLPRAASLAPAPCSPPGPLPTPSSPPSSASSSPSPTSGLGLSPTSASAAAAASAHACTQSSNGTGSSNGGGGTTVASAQNPVLSKLLMADQDGPLDLTVKKDQVDPEPSQQDGVLDLSTKKNHSAGSLKAFPGFSSAPGVKGRSLKVEHTLPEVDEEDGLLQRSLQDGLRENYISSNSFKPPLARSLRIKEELLSQKHRLLSQPAALSLANLESAGLLNHGQSHSLLGQKGSSSFWGSKAHLDSLMKLKQASGALSGALSELKDLPTFLENHNHHGAFSFKSSLHHHHHNQVSKAQHHHEGKRDQGHSPPVDLKIPQVRGMDLSWDSHASELYGYGAMGVGGGGHGENTLSRKLRAILPKQNRRGGSLGSLLDGAADYWSSDLDHSSSGPAYSTSDVEGDPNSKQPRKKRGRYRQYNSEILEEAITVVMSGKMSVSKAQNMYGIPHSTLEYKVKERMGTLKNPPKKKLKLMMKMEAGGQDFPVESENTPTATSRDDGPPLAAAELKDNVKEEIDDNFKPID; this is encoded by the exons GCTTTGAAAGCATCTTGGAAGGCTTGTTTGGGCCGGGAGTAGTCAAAGATATCACCCATTTCCAAG ACTGCGAGCCCGAGGAAGTGTCTGACTGGTCCTTTGATGAAAACTGTCTCTTCTGCTGCTTAAGACGCGAGAAAGTCAAG gaGCACAGTGTCGAGAACGGTGGAGGCAGCCAGGTGCTGTCGGAGTGTGAAGACTTCAAACAGGAGCAGTCTCGGATCAGCCGGCTGGAGAGACAGGCCCAAGACTTCCTCAATGCTGTGTTCCACAGAAAAG ACCTCCCAAGTTTCTCAGACCCTCACATTCCTCTAGTGGCTCGTGAGATCATGCAGCGAATGATCCGCCAGTTCGCTGCGGAATATACCTCAAAAACTACTCAGGACGACCCGCCCCTGCCCAACGGCACCATGAAGGACCAAAGCCTGCCAAGAGCGGCGTCTCTGGCCCCGGCCCCCTGCTCCCCACCCGGGCCCCTGCCCACGCCAAGCTCCCCTCCGtcatctgcctcctcctccccgtCCCCGACCTCGGGACTGGGCCTCAGCCCCACCTCTGCCTCggccgctgctgctgcctcagCACACGCCTGCACCCAGAGCAGCAACGGCACGGGATCCAGTAACGGTGGAGGAGGTACGACCGTCGCCTCTGCACAGAACCCCGTCCTCAGCAAACTTCTCATGGCCGACCAGGACGGCCCGCTGGACCTCACCGTCAAAAAGGACCAGGTCGACCCAGAGCCGAGCCAGCAGG ATGGCGTCCTGGACCTCTCTACCAAGAAGAACCACAGCGCAGGCAGCCTCAAAGCCTTCCCCGGCTTCTCTTCTGCGCCTGGGGTCAAAGG ACGTTCCCTTAAAGTGGAACATACCCTGCCAgaggtggatgaggaggacGGCCTGCTGCAGAGAAGCTTGCAGGACGGACTGAGGGAGAACTACATCAGCTCCAATTCTTTCAAGCCCCCATTGGCCCGCTCGCTTCGCATCAAGGAAGAGCTCCTCAGCCAGAAGCACCGCCTCCTGAGCCAGCCTGCTGCTCTTTCATTGGCTAATCTAGAGTCAGCCGGCTTGCTCAATCACGGGCAGTCCCACTCCTTGCTTGGCCAGAAGGGCTCTTCCTCCTTCTGGGGGAGCAAGGCCCACCTTGACAGCCTGATGAAATTAAAGCAGGCCAGTGGAGCTCTGAGTGGGGCCCTCAGCGAGCTCAAAGACCTGCCTACATTTCTGGAGAATCACAACCACCACGGAGCCTTCTCCTTCAAGAGTTCcctccaccatcaccaccacaaTCAGGTCTCCAAGGCCCAACACCACCACGAGGGCAAGAGAGACCAGGGCCATTCACCTCCTGTTGACCTAAAGATACCCCAGGTTCGGGGCATGGATCTCTCCTGGGACTCTCATGCCTCTGAACTGTATGGTTACGGCGCCATGGGGGTTGGGGGTGGTGGCCATGGGGAGAACACCTTGAGCCGGAAGCTGAGAGCCATCCTACCCAAGCAGAACCGCCGGGGAGGAAGCCTTGGAAGCCTGTTGGACGGGGCGGCTGACTACTGGAGCTCTGACTTGGACCACTCCAGTTCTGGGCCGGCGTACTCCACCTCTGATGTGGAAGGGGACCCAAACTCCAAGCAACCGAGGAAGAAGAGGGGCCGTTATCGCCAGTACAACAGCGAGATCCTGGAGGAGGCCATTACAGTAGTGATGAGCGGGAAGATGAGTGTGTCCAAGGCCCAGAACATGTACGGGATCCCGCACAGCACCCTGGAGTACAAGGTCAAGGAGCGCATGGGAACCCTGAAGAATCCCCCAAAGAAGAAGCTCAAGCTGATGATGAAGATGGAAGCAGGAGGCCAGGATTTTCCCGTGGAGTCAGAGAATACACCCACCGCAACCTCACGAGATGACGGCCCGCCGCTGGCAGCTGCTGAGCTCAAGGACAATGTAAAAGAAGAGATTGATGACAATTTCAAACCAATCGACTAA